A single region of the Epinephelus moara isolate mb chromosome 12, YSFRI_EMoa_1.0, whole genome shotgun sequence genome encodes:
- the LOC126399093 gene encoding uncharacterized protein LOC126399093 isoform X1 produces MPIPAKFTREEALEQIFNTDHFVDEEDYDETGSEIEGDDEDEDNGDDDFSQYDSEDEWTPNVRDGGRSFSQVALSGRTEQRSIQYKRRGRGPSATSHGSKTRFLFSAARDEEELSESRAQPRSSPTRSRSPLPAGERGRTAQRGRHQPQRRGRGRTTASRGRGVAAHHRTSPAPHPEWCDTNWQPKNIPFNANPGPASKAAAL; encoded by the exons ATGCCCATTCCCGCAAAGTTCACCCGAGAGGAGGCTTTGGAGCAGATTTTTAACACGGATCACTTTGTAGATGAAGAGGATTATGATGAAACTGGGTCGGAAATTGAAGGAGACGATGAAGATGAGGACAACGGAGATGATGATTTCAGCCAATATGACAGTGAAGACGAGTGGACGCCAAACGTTCGTGACGGAGGACGGAGTTTTTCTCAGGTGGCACTATCTG GTCGAACAGAGCAACGGAGCATACAATACAAGAGACGAGGAAGAGGTCCATCAGCCACATCTCATGGGTCAAAGACCCGATTCCTGTTCTCAGCGGCCAGAGATGAAGAAG AGTTGAGTGAGTCCAGGGCCCAGCCCAGATCTTCTCCCACCCGCTCACGTTCTCCACTCCCTGCTGGTGAAAGAG GTCGAACAGCTCAACGGGGCAGACATCAGCCTCAGAGACGAGGAAGAGGTCGGACAACAGCCTCTCGTGGGCGTGGTGTGGCTGCTCACCATAGGACATCTCCAGCTCCTCATCCCGAGTGGTGTGACACAAACTGGCAGCCAAAAAACATTCCTTTTAATGCAAATCCGGGACCTGCAAGTAAAGCGGCTGCTCTTTAG
- the LOC126399093 gene encoding uncharacterized protein LOC126399093 isoform X2 has protein sequence MKRIMMKLGRKLKETMKMRTTEMMISANMTVKTSGRQTFVTEDGVFLRWHYLSQVSHSSPPCSPLTAGTGERGRTEQRSIQYKRRGRGPSATSHGSKTRFLFSAARDEEELSESRAQPRSSPTRSRSPLPAGERGRTAQRGRHQPQRRGRGRTTASRGRGVAAHHRTSPAPHPEWCDTNWQPKNIPFNANPGPASKAAAL, from the exons ATGAAGAGGATTATGATGAAACTGGGTCGGAAATTGAAGGAGACGATGAAGATGAGGACAACGGAGATGATGATTTCAGCCAATATGACAGTGAAGACGAGTGGACGCCAAACGTTCGTGACGGAGGACGGAGTTTTTCTCAGGTGGCACTATCTG AGTCAAGTTAGTCACAGCTCCCCCCCCTGTTCTCCACTTACTGCTGGCACAGGTGAAAGAG GTCGAACAGAGCAACGGAGCATACAATACAAGAGACGAGGAAGAGGTCCATCAGCCACATCTCATGGGTCAAAGACCCGATTCCTGTTCTCAGCGGCCAGAGATGAAGAAG AGTTGAGTGAGTCCAGGGCCCAGCCCAGATCTTCTCCCACCCGCTCACGTTCTCCACTCCCTGCTGGTGAAAGAG GTCGAACAGCTCAACGGGGCAGACATCAGCCTCAGAGACGAGGAAGAGGTCGGACAACAGCCTCTCGTGGGCGTGGTGTGGCTGCTCACCATAGGACATCTCCAGCTCCTCATCCCGAGTGGTGTGACACAAACTGGCAGCCAAAAAACATTCCTTTTAATGCAAATCCGGGACCTGCAAGTAAAGCGGCTGCTCTTTAG